From Eremothecium sinecaudum strain ATCC 58844 chromosome III, complete sequence:
CTTCAGATATATAGACCGCCCAAGTGTAGTGGATATCTCTTGCAGTAGTTCGTCTCTTGCGTCATCTGCATAGGTTTTGCGCTTGTTCGTTGCGTTGCGGTCTCTGGATATATTACGAAGTATTTATAACAGCGCACACTCCGCTATTCAGAAAGCACATCAGCTATGATCCACACATACACCATTGTAGCGTAATAAGATTCCAATAGAGACTGTCATATTAATCCAAGGCTTGTTTTTAAAGCTATACAATCTACACTCGTTGACGCATCAATAACTGACGAATTAGATAAAATACATGTTTTAATGTTACAGAAATAGATATTATCGCTGCTAAATCACAGCAAACTCGTTAGACAAGCAAAAATAATCCTACTTTCTTTATACCcgcttcttcttcttcagttTCTGGTTCGCCATTTCCTGTCTACACTCAGGACAGTACCACTGTCCCTTGGGTGGTTCTTGCAAATTGACACAGCCATAATGAAACCATTCATATTTACAATTGGCCCCATCGCATGCTACCATCTCGCCATAAGACACACTTTGGCAGAAACAATATAGCTGCTTGTCGTCTTCCTCTTGTTGGTTCATGGAAAATAGCTCGTCATTAAAGTGCTGCAATTCGTCGCCAAAATTGGCCCCATTCCCGGTAGAATCGTCTGCCAAGAGATCTCCTCCCATCATATCTCGCTGTACAGACCGCCCGCGCTCGTACCTCACCCTCTTTTTCAAAGACGAGGAGGCTGAAGATGGTCCAGCAGTCATAGtcctcttcctctttcCAAATGAAGTCCCTGAAGACAGGAGAGAGCTCTCCCTAGACAGGTCATTGCCAAACTCAGCGTTTTCCTCTTCTAGCGGAGCGAGCATCCCATCCTCTTCCAATGCGTCAATGTTAGATTTCACCTTATTGAGGTGTTTCGTCACTGTATATAATAGCGTGTATGCAACAATGCACTTTTCCTTCTGCAACCGCAGTCCATTCTCCATATCCTCCTTAATTCTCTTGACTAGCTCCCTCTCCTTTGGGTTTTCCACTAGCGAGCCATGCTGCTTGATAAATTTATGAATTTGAGCATCCTTAGACAGGTATTTCTTCTTATATTCGTAGAACTCAAGGTCTGCTGTTCTTATTTCTTCTAAAAGGAACTTAAACTCGGACTTTAAGTTCGATACATCTTGAATCGCCTGTTCCAAAGCACTTGATGGATCCTGAGGCCTTTCGTTACTCATTGAGTAACTAACAGATCGTTAACTTTCTTCTGCTGTTCATTGCTATGCCTTTTTATTCGGAAGACGACTTATAATTTTTCTTATCACGTGACTATGACAGTGAGGCGTCGCCCACGTGACCGGATTTAACCGGCGTTACCCTATCTCCTTTCGCCTCCGATACCGGGCAAACGCTTTTTATAAAATGGCTGTAATTAAATAACAGGGATTACACAGCTACAAATTGTATCGCAAAGCTTGGtaaataataaaaaggTTGAAACTCTAACTGCCAATAAGCTGATATTTGTTCCGTTACATCAAAACTGATTACGAACCATACACTTTATCAATTAGGTTAACCGATAAAATCATATTACCCatacaaaaaaaaagttTAAATGTTTAAGGCTATAGGTTCAAATCCATCTTTAAGATGGTCTGTATTAAGAAAATCAACTACAATCTCCAGAAGGCTATATCATCCAAAAGTTTTAGATCATTATACAAACCCTCGTAACGTCGGAACACTTGACCAAAATTTGTCTAATGTGGGTACCGGGTTAGTGGGTGCACCCGCATGTGGTGATGTTATGAGGTTACAAATAAAGGTTGATGATAAAACTGGGGTTATTGAAGATGTGAAATTTAAGACGTTTGGTTGTGGTTCCGCTattgcttcttcttcctaTATGACGGAGTTGGTCCGTGGTAAGACTTTGGAAGACGCGGCTACTATTTCTAATACTGATATTGCTAGAGAACTTTCACTTCCGCCTGTTAAACTACACTGTAGTATGTTGGCAGAAGACGCTATACATGCTGCTATTAAGGATTACAATTCTAAGAGACAGAAGGCAACTAAGCTTAAGTAGGTGTGCTGTTAACCGCGAGATTTCGAGACTGTCATTCCGCAATTCCATGATTGGCATCATGGTTAAAAGACATATCCGGGGCTAGTTACACCCACATACAGGCATTGCAATGTCACACAATCTAGAGGACGTCGTTAGACACAGGTATTTAAAGTAAATGAATTTAGAGTTTGTCGTTTTATACGAAATACATATTTTTGTTCAAAATTTTTTGTTATGTACTATAACTTGATGGCGATGAACTCGTCATAATCACTTGTATTTGGGAGCCTAATAACCGTTCGCCATGTCAGCTACTCTATTCGACGATTTATTCACCATCCAGGAGGTAAGCAAGGGTAGTTACAACAAAGTCTCCCGTATTGAGGCTATCTCTACATCACAGGAATCTTGTAAATTGACGTTGGATGTTAACACTGAGCTATTCCCTTTGAAGCCTCAACAACAGCTTACTGTTATGCTTGCGACTACTTTGAATCTGGATAATACAAAGGAGGCGCAAAACTCTTGGAGGGCACCTGCTCCAGGTACGCGTTCGCTTGCAGATGACTTCGATTACGTGATGTACGGTACTGCCTACAAGTTTGAGGAAGCCAATGGTAACAAAGATATCTTGGCAGTTTACTATTCATTCGGTGGGCTTTTGATGCGTTTGGAAGGTAACTATAGGCTGTTGACTAACTTCAAACAGGAGAACGTCTATTTGTTATGCCGTGCCGACCATTGATAAGTGGTAAAATAGGGCTCCGAATTCTAGATGGGATGGACACCGACTGAGAAAACTGCATGCAAATAAGTAATTGAATTAGATAATATCTGTACATTAAATCGAAATTACTTAATTTTATCATTGGGAATGCGTATCATATGCTCTAATGCGAACGATTATTGACATTGAAAAAGGTCTAACACGAAGCAAGGGTTTTTTAAACCAGCCAGAGCTGCGGGTATGAGTTCAGATATTCAATACTACTTTCACAGAGCAGTCTTGTGAGAATCTAGATA
This genomic window contains:
- a CDS encoding iron-sulfur cluster assembly scaffold protein (Syntenic homolog of Ashbya gossypii ACR112C; Syntenic homolog of Saccharomyces cerevisiae YPL135W (ISU1) and YOR226C (ISU2)) — translated: MFKAIGSNPSLRWSVLRKSTTISRRLYHPKVLDHYTNPRNVGTLDQNLSNVGTGLVGAPACGDVMRLQIKVDDKTGVIEDVKFKTFGCGSAIASSSYMTELVRGKTLEDAATISNTDIARELSLPPVKLHCSMLAEDAIHAAIKDYNSKRQKATKLK
- the YNG2 gene encoding histone acetyltransferase YNG2 (Syntenic homolog of Ashbya gossypii AEL100W; Syntenic homolog of Saccharomyces cerevisiae YHR090C (YNG2)), which produces MSNERPQDPSSALEQAIQDVSNLKSEFKFLLEEIRTADLEFYEYKKKYLSKDAQIHKFIKQHGSLVENPKERELVKRIKEDMENGLRLQKEKCIVAYTLLYTVTKHLNKVKSNIDALEEDGMLAPLEEENAEFGNDLSRESSLLSSGTSFGKRKRTMTAGPSSASSSLKKRVRYERGRSVQRDMMGGDLLADDSTGNGANFGDELQHFNDELFSMNQQEEDDKQLYCFCQSVSYGEMVACDGANCKYEWFHYGCVNLQEPPKGQWYCPECRQEMANQKLKKKKRV
- the RPB8 gene encoding DNA-directed RNA polymerase core subunit RPB8 (Syntenic homolog of Ashbya gossypii ACR111C; Syntenic homolog of Saccharomyces cerevisiae YOR224C (RPB8)) is translated as MSATLFDDLFTIQEVSKGSYNKVSRIEAISTSQESCKLTLDVNTELFPLKPQQQLTVMLATTLNLDNTKEAQNSWRAPAPGTRSLADDFDYVMYGTAYKFEEANGNKDILAVYYSFGGLLMRLEGNYRLLTNFKQENVYLLCRADH